A region of the Lepidochelys kempii isolate rLepKem1 chromosome 24, rLepKem1.hap2, whole genome shotgun sequence genome:
GGATAGCCCAGGTGGTGTTGCCCCCTCCAAATGGTGATGTGGGTGCTCTAAAAACCTAGGGATGAAGCAGAACTTGGCCACTGATGGATGGCGATTCTGTACCCATTGCATTCTGGGTAGGTCCATCGTCCTGCCCATTTCTGCACACCCGGTATTCAGCTCGCAGGCAGTGTGGGACTCGCTACAGGCTGGGATCCATGATTTGCCAGGACACTGTCTGTGTTCGGAGGAGCAAGAAGTCTCTGGAGCTTGCCGTGTCAGATGCAGAGCCATTCTTGGCTCAGATGCTCCCCCTGGGCTTAAACCTGGGGCACACTGTCAGGCTAGTGCCCAAGAGTGCTCAGACCAGCCCACTGCCTACACCTCTGAGTGGTGAAAGGACTAGAGCATGCCTCTGCCCCAGCGGGGCTCCAGCTCCCACTGCCAGCAGCGCTGGGGGAGACAAGGGGTTGGTGGCTCTGGGGGGCAGCTGCCGTGTAGTCTGGACTTGCTGTGAGCCCACTTCCAATGCCACGTGATGCCCTGCCGAGCTTGCTGCGGGAGCAGCAGTGGTGTTGGGCTAACAAGGCTGCTGTGTTGCTGGGAGGCCATGCATTGAGCGGCGGGCTCTGAAATGGGAAGTCTGGCTGTGCAGCTGGCGTGTGCTCACCTAGACGTGCCCAAGCACCCATAACAGCTACCCTGGGACAGACCCTGCATGGGGAAACAGGCTTGTAGGGGCCTCTGGGCATCCAGCTCTCAGCCAGGTCAGGCTCGGGTAGGGGGCTGCATGTCAGCGGGGGTCTGTTCAGGGATGCAGTGCATCAAACTCATCCGGGGAGCAGGGCACCTAGTGGGAGAGGCCCAGGCCTGTGTTCcagtcctaccccctgctctgAGAACTCAGCTACGCTGCCAGCCAGGGAGCCAGCTCCTCTGCAGGGAGCAGATGGAGGCCCAGGCTGCTTGTCCTGCTGTCTGTCCCACCTGACGATACCTTGTtggggcaggagcggggcctcCTGGGTGATATGAGTTCAGCTGCAGAGCTGAGGGCTGCTGGGCCATGGGGAGGCTGAGCCTAAAGATGGGCTCCGGACTGGGTGGGAGTTCCAGCCTTGAGACCCCTCCATTGCCCTGCCCAGCAGGGACAGCTATGCCCGACCTCCTTGTGAGGGCTGATGGAGCCCAGCATGGTGAGCACTCGTCTCCTGGACGAGCTGTAACTGCAGGTCTCTCTGTCCTGCATGGTGCCATAGTGTTGTGCTGGGGTCCTTGGTTAGCACAGTTCCCCTCTGTGCAGTGCTGTGCCCTGCCCGGACACTGGTCTCCTCCCCACAGGTGCCTGCACAGAGCTTTGGGGCCATGGGcactgtgggaggaggagggactctGAGTCCTCTGCAGTCCCCTGCTCTTAACCCCGCCTGTGGCTCTGAACGATCCAGACCGGGCTCCCTTTGGTGTGAACGACCCCCCGGCAGCGCTGACTCAGGGCagagagaggccagggctggagaaaTTGCAGACTCCTGTCCTTGCACAGCTGCTGTTGGAGGGAGCCATCAAGGAGCTTAGCTGCACCCCAGGTGCCTTGGCTGGAGCGCAGGCCAGCcctggaggggcagagctggctgTTCAGGCCCATGGCCTGGCTGTCCGGTGAAGGATGAGCCTAAAGGGCAGTTGAGCACATGGCAGCCACTCACTCTCCAGAGCCTTGTTCCGCCCCCATGTGATGCCAGGCTCCCTCAGGTGTCACCCGTATGCCTGAGCCTGGCTAGCAGGGTTGGCTTGGGGAGCCGGCTGGGTGATTCTCCACACCTGTGCCTGCTGAGTGTGGTGGAGGAGGGGCATGCCTGTCCTTGAGATGTGCGGGCTGCCTTAGCAATGGCCGAGTGGGGAGGGGTGGCAGCCATGAGAGCTGAGGGGTCCGAGGGCCAAGGCTGGCTGGGGGCGAGACAGGGACACCAGCAGAGGGGCTATGTAGTGTGTATGGATGGGGGTGCTGGTGCTGATGCATctctgggtgtgtggctgggcaTTGGGGCTGGAGGGTGGCTGGGCACCGGGGCTGGGGTGTGGTGTGGGCCTCAGCTGGGTGGGCTCTGGGGCTGCGGACCCATGGCCAGTGTGAttggctgtgggggggtctctgctcCTGATGCCAGCTTTCCCCTGCAGTTGGCCCCCTGACTGTGGGCTTCAGTCAGGTGCCGACGCTGAAGCAGATCGTGGAGAAGAACCCGGCggtgagggaagggggcagataCCGGCCCGTGACCTGCGAGCCCCGTTCCCGTACCGCCGTGATCATCCCCCACCGCCACCGGGAGACACACCTGCGTCATCTGCTCTActacctgcaccccttcctgcagcgTCAGCAGCTGCAGTACGGCATCTATGTCATCCACCAGGTGGGTCTGCGCTCGCCTGCCGCCAGGCAAGGGGCGCTGTACTGGGGATCCCCCCTGACCCAGGGTGGAGTTGGGGCCTCAATGCACCTGACTGGGCTCCTGTCTGAGCTCCTTGCGCTGCcctgctgcaggctgggaactCCACCTTCAACCGGGCGAAGCTGCTGAACGTGGGGGTGAAGGAGGCTCTGAGGGACGAGGAGTGGGACTGTCTTTTCCTGCACGACGTCGACCTCATCCCCGAGAACGACCACAACCTGTACACCTGCGACCCCTGGAGCCCCAAGCACGTCTCCATCGCCATGAACAAGTTCGGCTACAGGTGAGCTGCCACGTGCCATCCTCCCACAGGGCCTCCCGCCACCGCGGCTGTCTGCTTGTCGCTGGGCACCATGGCACAGAATCTTTGTAAATCTGACTGAAAACAGTGGTCACAGCTCAGCGTGGGGCAGGCGCTCCTCAGTCCTGCCCCCATGGCCCCCTGCTGGGCCACTCCTGGGCCACTCTGCCAGGGCCCTGAGTcctgcccccacagccccctgctggtTCACACGTGGTTGCATGTCAGTTAATACCAGCTGTCCCAGTTGGCACCATGGTTTATCATTGCAGGTACACACCTTCACTGCCTGGTATCCAAGCCCCAGTCagcctgcccagagcagggactgagctcTGAGCTGGTTCCCTGAGGgaatcctcaaaaagaaaaggaggacttgtggcaccttagacacgaacacatttatttgagcataagctttcgtgagctacagctcacttcatcggatgcattcagtggaaaatacagtggggagatttatatatacagagaacatgaaacaatgggtgttaccatacacactgtaacgagagtgatcaggtaaggtgagctattaccagcaggagagtgggggggaaccttttgtagtgataatcaagggaATCCTGGCACCCAGGGCATGGCTGCTGGGGGTAGTCTCTGAGCCAGGATCCTTTCTCAAGCCATCTCAGTcaccctcctcttctctcctccagcCTCCCGTATGCCCAGTACTTCGGCGGCGTGTCAGCACTCACCCCAAATCAGTATCTGAAAATGAATGGTTTCCCCAATGAGtactggggctggggtggggaggacgaCGACATTGCCACCAGGTGAGAGTCACCTCGAGCACCTGCgccctgcttctcacccctcctGCTCTGCTCGGTGTATAACTAGCAGATCTGTCCCCACCCCGCTGCTTGCCTAGGGGTCTGTGCACTTCCTTCCCTGCCCAGACACAGGCCCGGGCCACGCATGGCTGGCCACACAGGTCCCTGGTGACAAGAGATGGAGCTATGGAGGGAGCATCGGGGGCCAGGGAATCCCGGCTGCTCCGAGCCAAGCCATAGGGTCGGGGGAGCAGGACATGGCCCACACCCCCTGCTAGTGCAGCTTCTGTCTCCAGGGGGCACTAACAAGCTGTGGGGGGAGTTACAGGCCCAAAGGACGGGCATCAGGCACTACCTGTCTGGCATCAGCAGCCTGGTGGCACATGCTGTCCTTTGGGATCAATCACATGGGTCCCCTGTGCAGGAGGGAGGGGTGTgactgtgccccccaccccattggcTCAGTGGGGCACGCCAAGGTGGAGACTCTGCTCAACCCATCCTGCCTCTCGCTCCCCTGGCCTTAGGGTGCAGCCCCCAGTCGCTGGCTCCCTGAGGATCTGCTCCACAGGGTGGGAGGTGTCTCTGCTGCCATTCGCCCCTTGGGCCTGGGGCAGCGTGCTGGGGCCAGCTGTCAGGCAGGGCCTGCATatggccagggctgggagagctggCCACAAGGTGTTCGTGAGCCAGCAGGCTGAGCTCATGAGGAGCTCGCTCGGGGACCTAGGCAAGGGCTCTGTTCTAGCTGTCACCCCCAGCATGGGCCTGGGCCAAATGGCTGGCAGCAGTGTCTCTGGCCCTGGTGACAGCGCTCaggcagcaggtccctctggggcaccccaCTTCCCAAGCTGGGCTCCCACAGAGGCTAAGCCACCTCCAGCTGAGTGTGTGGCGCTCCTCTGGCCCTGTCCCCGCTTCCCGCAGTCTGGGTCTCGTTGTCAGCCCCTGTGGTCCATGGTCTGTGGCTGTCTCATTAACCCTCGTTTCTCTCCCATGCTCTGTGGGTTTGCTTCTccccaccgcccctccccccacattgttTCTTATTGGCCCTGGTGCATCGCTGCCCCACCATGGTCTGTTGCTGTCGCTCATTGGCTCCGGTCATCTCCCCGTTCCTCCCCTCACTGTGTCTCATTGGCCCTGGTGTTCCCCCTCCCTGTGGTCCTGGCTCCCTCTCaccatctctctcttctctccactCCTGGCTCTCGGGACTCTTTGCATGCTCATTTCTCACACAGTGCCATTGCCAGCCATGATCAGGTAGGCCCAGCGTAGCGGGAAGGAGGCGGGTCTGTAGCTGTAGCAGAGCTGGCGGGTTGAGGACGAAGTGACTGCCCTGTGCTCTGCTGAGCGGTTCCATGGCCTGCTgcctgcactggtgcagctggctCCTGGGTGCCAAGGGGAGAGAACCTGCTCCTTGTGGCAGGGCTCTCCCCACAACAGGAATCGGGTGACACCTGGCTGGTGCCGCACCTGCTGGAGCACAGCTCCCTCTGCTGTCCCGGGAGCTGATCCCTACACTGGGGGCCAGGCAGCCAGGGATCTAACCCTGCAGCCTGCTGCACCATGCCGTGGCAGCAAGCAGGGATGGATCCTGCAGCCCCTGCGCAGGGCGCCGCACTGAAGCATATATGCTTCTGTTGTCTCCAGGGTGCGTCTGGCTGGCATGAAGATCTCACGCCCCCCCATATCGGTCGGCCACTACAAGATGGTGAAGCACAAAGGTGACCAGGGCAACGAGGAGAACCCGCACCGGTGAGTGTGCTGGGGCCCTGCCCTAGCAGGGAGTTCACACTGGCTAGGCCAATGGGGAGGCTCCcagagggcaggggctgggctagGCAGAGCCCTTGTGCTgactctcctccccaccctgcaggTTTGACCTGCTGATCCGGACGCAGAGGATGTGGACACAGGATGGCATGAACTCTCTCACCTACACGCTGCTGGCCAAGGAGCTGCATCCCTTGTACACCAACATCACCGCTGACATCGGGACCAACCCCCGGGCGCTGAAGGGCAGGAAGGGGTCTGTGCCCGGCTTTGGGGGGCAGAAATACAAGACTGGGACCAACCATGAGTTCAGGCAGGAGATGCTGCGCAAAACACATCCTGCCAATCTCCCCGGGCCCATGGCAAACTGGGTggagcagcccccacccctgccccagaggtctgGACAGGATGCTGGCCAGGGAGCGCCCACAGCCCCCGCCACACAGAGCAAGAGGCCTGGAGCCGCAGCAGgccagctggggggcagggaaggggctgcaTGGGCCAGCACCCAGAAGAAGGCCCAGGGGGGAGCTGTGGACAGCTCTGGGTCTCAGCACGGAGCAGGAGCCCCTTGGCCCAGTGGAGCTGCTCAGGGCACCCAGCCGAGTCCCAGCATCCTTCCACAGAGCCCTGATGCATTGCAGCACAGCCAGGAGACCTTGGGCAAGGGGAAGCCTGAGGCTGGGGCAATGGATTTGGGTGGGGCTGAGAATGCGGGGGGCAGTGTCCCACAGGCCCTGGCACGAGGGCAGCTCCCCAAGGGCCCCCAGACACAGTGGGACAATCAGACCTTCCTGCAGAGCACCCTCTAACCAGAGGGCCCTGGACATCAGGCATGGGGTGGGGCAGCCACAGATTCGCTGTGTGAGCTGGGCCCTTCCCAGCTCCTGGAACAAACCCCATGGATCACAGTGAACTGGaggccctggccctgtgctgctcccaaGTGCTAGGCTGGGCTGAGAGGCCTGGCACCCAGGAGCTCCTTCCCAGGCCAGGCGTGGACAAGTCTGCAGGGTGGGCCATGTGTGAGTTGAGTCCGGTAGGTCTTGGGCCTGTTCACAGTGGGACAGGGCCCATCAGCCAGCTTGCTCCTACTGCTGGCACCTTTGTCAGCAGCCTCAGCACAGGCTGTGGCTTGGAgtcccccagcctgggctgggaggcaaaGAAGTTTGGCCTATTGCTGGCTGTGTTAGCCCAGGGAACCATCCTGCTGGGGCAGTAGATTGGGGCAGAACCTGGTAGCACAGAGGGCAGTGGGTAATTTACAGAAAGGGGGCCAAGCGGGTTGTGATGGTATCTGCTGCATCTTCTTAATGGGGCCCTAACCCCTGGCTGTGGTTACAGTGGGTCCCACTAAGCCTCCTGCTTGGGTCCTGCAGGTTGAACAGCTGCAATCAGTCCTGGCATGCTGCTGGGGAGAAGCAGGTGCTCTGGTGCCATGGGCACTAGCTGgctcagggcctggggcagagctgagcagtagtgcccccttccccccccaccctgagGGCTCTAGAAGCCTGTTGCCATGGGGGTGTTCAATCCAAGTGCTGTTCACTGCAGTAGGCTCTTAAagagcccaggagccctgccccccCTTGTGGTCAT
Encoded here:
- the B4GALT3 gene encoding beta-1,4-galactosyltransferase 3 isoform X1, giving the protein MIRRLLDRPCTLALLIGFQFAFMVYFSFGGFRNLTSIFGRDLNPVFDYSRTRDVYTNLSHLLPRPPPGSSPTGSLPYCPERSPYLIGPLTVGFSQVPTLKQIVEKNPAVREGGRYRPVTCEPRSRTAVIIPHRHRETHLRHLLYYLHPFLQRQQLQYGIYVIHQAGNSTFNRAKLLNVGVKEALRDEEWDCLFLHDVDLIPENDHNLYTCDPWSPKHVSIAMNKFGYSLPYAQYFGGVSALTPNQYLKMNGFPNEYWGWGGEDDDIATRVRLAGMKISRPPISVGHYKMVKHKGDQGNEENPHRFDLLIRTQRMWTQDGMNSLTYTLLAKELHPLYTNITADIGTNPRALKGRKGSVPGFGGQKYKTGTNHEFRQEMLRKTHPANLPGPMANWVEQPPPLPQRSGQDAGQGAPTAPATQSKRPGAAAGQLGGREGAAWASTQKKAQGGAVDSSGSQHGAGAPWPSGAAQGTQPSPSILPQSPDALQHSQETLGKGKPEAGAMDLGGAENAGGSVPQALARGQLPKGPQTQWDNQTFLQSTL
- the B4GALT3 gene encoding beta-1,4-galactosyltransferase 3 isoform X2, with protein sequence MIRRLLDRPCTLALLIGFQFAFMVYFSFGGFRNLTSIFGRDLNPVFDYSRTRDVYTNLSHLLPRPPPGSSPTGSLPYCPERSPYLIGPLTVGFSQVPTLKQIVEKNPAVREGGRYRPVTCEPRSRTAVIIPHRHRETHLRHLLYYLHPFLQRQQLQYGIYVIHQAGNSTFNRAKLLNVGVKEALRDEEWDCLFLHDVDLIPENDHNLYTCDPWSPKHVSIAMNKFGYRVRLAGMKISRPPISVGHYKMVKHKGDQGNEENPHRFDLLIRTQRMWTQDGMNSLTYTLLAKELHPLYTNITADIGTNPRALKGRKGSVPGFGGQKYKTGTNHEFRQEMLRKTHPANLPGPMANWVEQPPPLPQRSGQDAGQGAPTAPATQSKRPGAAAGQLGGREGAAWASTQKKAQGGAVDSSGSQHGAGAPWPSGAAQGTQPSPSILPQSPDALQHSQETLGKGKPEAGAMDLGGAENAGGSVPQALARGQLPKGPQTQWDNQTFLQSTL